One window of Peteryoungia desertarenae genomic DNA carries:
- the mltA gene encoding murein transglycosylase A: MSAPSADFRLKPTSFNELPGWQKDDPSDLLDVMADCLRYIEDVKPHRSGSLGLTSEDLVPLLRALKGIERTPDAVRRLFEQECKPFEILLPDGGSGFVTAFYEPEVTVAAKPGDGFLYPFYRRPDDLVDISGANRPQGWDYSYVFGRKTDQGVMPYPDRKAIDQGFLDGRGLEIAWANSRVDVFFAHVQGAARLRFPDGSLRRITYDGKAGHPFSGIGRYLIDLGEIAEEDISMQSIRLWLEEHPERQDEILWHNRSYIFFKEAAVSDERRGPIAAAKVPLVAGRSLAVDRLIHTFGFPFFIHAPELTRLDAGRPFARLMLALDTGSAIVGPARGDIFTGSGFRAGEMAGAVRNRANFYILIPNKAAARFG, encoded by the coding sequence ATGAGTGCGCCCTCGGCCGATTTCCGACTGAAGCCGACCTCATTCAATGAACTTCCCGGCTGGCAGAAAGATGATCCTAGTGACCTCCTGGACGTGATGGCGGATTGTCTTCGGTACATCGAGGATGTGAAACCGCACCGGTCTGGCAGTCTTGGACTGACGTCAGAGGATTTGGTTCCTCTGTTGAGGGCTCTGAAAGGGATCGAAAGAACGCCGGATGCCGTTCGTCGATTGTTTGAACAAGAGTGCAAGCCGTTCGAGATCCTTTTGCCGGACGGTGGCTCTGGTTTTGTGACGGCGTTCTATGAACCCGAAGTTACCGTTGCCGCCAAACCTGGTGATGGTTTTTTATACCCGTTCTACCGACGCCCCGATGACTTGGTTGACATATCGGGTGCGAACAGGCCTCAGGGCTGGGACTATTCTTACGTTTTTGGCCGGAAGACTGACCAGGGCGTAATGCCTTACCCCGACAGAAAGGCGATCGATCAGGGATTCCTGGATGGCCGGGGCTTAGAGATCGCTTGGGCGAATTCACGAGTGGACGTCTTTTTTGCCCATGTTCAAGGGGCTGCGCGACTCCGATTTCCCGATGGATCCTTACGTCGCATCACTTACGATGGAAAAGCCGGCCACCCGTTTTCCGGTATAGGGCGGTATCTGATTGATCTCGGCGAGATTGCTGAAGAAGACATTTCCATGCAGTCGATCCGGCTGTGGCTTGAGGAGCATCCCGAGAGACAGGATGAAATCCTTTGGCACAATCGATCCTATATCTTCTTCAAGGAAGCGGCAGTTTCTGATGAAAGGCGAGGACCGATCGCGGCAGCCAAGGTTCCGCTGGTCGCTGGCCGATCGCTTGCAGTGGATCGCCTTATTCATACCTTCGGCTTTCCTTTCTTTATCCATGCACCGGAACTGACACGACTTGACGCGGGTCGACCCTTTGCAAGGCTAATGCTGGCACTCGATACCGGCTCGGCGATTGTCGGCCCCGCTCGAGGTGACATCTTCACGGGCTCCGGTTTCAGAGCTGGTGAGATGGCAGGAGCGGTTCGCAACAGGGCCAATTTCTATATACTGATCCCGAACAAGGCTGCAGCGAGGTTTGGCTGA
- a CDS encoding helix-turn-helix domain-containing protein: MTTPFGKALRELRERKGVTQKEMASAIGVSAAYLSALEHGKRGLPNFDFLQRVAGYFNIIWDEAEELFATARASDPRPVLDTIGLPLEYNRFANELAAKIRQLPPDVIKSLQAVLDAAEKRG; encoded by the coding sequence ATGACAACACCCTTCGGCAAGGCGCTTCGTGAATTAAGGGAACGCAAGGGCGTAACCCAGAAGGAGATGGCAAGCGCCATCGGAGTATCGGCTGCTTACCTCTCAGCCCTCGAACACGGAAAGCGGGGATTGCCAAACTTCGATTTCCTGCAACGTGTCGCAGGCTACTTCAATATTATCTGGGATGAGGCAGAAGAACTCTTTGCGACGGCACGTGCGTCTGACCCGCGCCCTGTTCTCGACACGATAGGCTTACCCTTGGAATACAACAGGTTTGCCAATGAACTTGCTGCGAAGATTCGCCAGCTGCCGCCGGACGTGATAAAGAGCTTGCAGGCTGTTCTGGACGCTGCCGAAAAGCGCGGGTGA
- the secB gene encoding protein-export chaperone SecB, which produces MADNTQGTGSPSLNILAQYIKDLSFENPGAPRSLQAREKAPAININVNVNANPLTETDFDVVLSLSAEAKEGDKALFAAELVYGGVFRITGFPQEHMLPVLFIECPRLLFPFARQIIADATRNGGFPPLMIDPIDFAQMFAQRVAEEQARNKVQAVPN; this is translated from the coding sequence ATGGCCGATAACACACAGGGAACTGGTAGCCCTTCGCTTAACATTCTTGCCCAGTACATCAAGGATCTTTCTTTTGAAAACCCGGGCGCTCCACGGTCTCTGCAGGCGCGTGAAAAGGCTCCGGCGATCAACATCAATGTCAACGTCAATGCCAATCCGCTGACGGAAACCGATTTCGATGTTGTGCTGTCCTTGAGCGCCGAGGCCAAGGAAGGTGACAAGGCCCTGTTTGCTGCTGAGCTTGTCTATGGTGGCGTTTTCCGCATCACAGGCTTCCCGCAAGAACATATGCTTCCGGTTCTGTTCATCGAGTGCCCGCGCCTGCTTTTCCCGTTTGCGCGACAGATCATTGCCGACGCAACGCGTAACGGTGGCTTCCCGCCGCTCATGATTGATCCGATCGATTTCGCTCAGATGTTTGCTCAGCGCGTTGCTGAAGAGCAGGCGCGCAACAAGGTTCAGGCTGTCCCGAACTGA
- a CDS encoding Smr/MutS family protein: protein MSGGSKVSSEDRILWGKVARTTRPLPGRLEDLLEFEQQFQEQTEGTRAVPEPADIQMTAPAQPPQSRKNAGMHHPLEKPVKRKLSRGHLALEARIDLHGMIQSEAHGLLLDFLMRAHERGLRHVLVITGKGSSLGSEGALKRAVPLWFSLPEFRLLISSYETAARQHGGEGALYVRLSRKAPGADRR from the coding sequence ATGTCCGGCGGATCAAAGGTCAGCAGTGAAGATAGGATCCTTTGGGGAAAGGTTGCGCGCACGACGCGCCCGCTACCGGGACGCCTTGAGGACCTCTTGGAATTCGAACAGCAGTTCCAAGAACAGACAGAAGGGACGCGTGCAGTTCCAGAACCAGCTGACATTCAAATGACGGCCCCAGCGCAGCCGCCACAATCCCGGAAGAATGCTGGTATGCATCATCCGCTGGAGAAGCCTGTCAAACGCAAGTTGTCGCGGGGACATCTTGCCCTTGAGGCTAGAATTGATCTGCACGGCATGATCCAGAGCGAGGCTCATGGTCTCCTGCTCGATTTCCTGATGCGTGCCCATGAACGTGGTCTCCGCCATGTTTTGGTCATCACCGGCAAGGGAAGCTCTCTGGGCAGCGAAGGAGCCTTGAAGAGAGCGGTGCCGCTCTGGTTCTCCCTGCCGGAATTTCGTTTATTGATCTCGTCCTACGAAACGGCGGCCCGCCAGCATGGCGGAGAGGGAGCCCTTTATGTCCGATTGTCACGCAAGGCCCCGGGTGCCGACCGGCGATGA
- a CDS encoding FxsA family protein, whose translation MRLPLVLFLLAPLIELGSLIWVGQFIGVLATLGLIVLSGGLGVVLLRSQGLAILKRLQSETSRGLDPGREIIHAALIVVAAILLIIPGFVSDLLGILMFLPPIRDIAWRYVKPRIVVQNASFSQRYQQRSPPDNVVDLDADEYSHDPNPDTPWRSPQIGKD comes from the coding sequence ATGCGTTTGCCACTGGTGCTGTTTCTCTTGGCACCGCTCATTGAGCTTGGAAGCCTTATCTGGGTCGGTCAGTTCATCGGCGTTCTGGCGACGCTAGGATTGATCGTGCTTTCAGGGGGGCTTGGTGTCGTGCTGCTGCGCAGTCAGGGTCTAGCGATCTTGAAACGGCTGCAAAGCGAGACCAGTCGCGGCCTTGATCCGGGCCGCGAAATCATCCATGCAGCGTTGATCGTTGTTGCTGCAATCCTGCTGATCATTCCCGGCTTTGTCAGTGATCTGCTCGGAATCCTGATGTTCCTGCCACCGATCCGGGACATCGCGTGGCGTTATGTTAAGCCCAGGATTGTTGTTCAAAATGCAAGCTTCTCGCAGCGCTATCAGCAACGATCACCGCCAGATAATGTCGTAGACCTTGACGCAGATGAATATAGTCACGACCCGAATCCGGACACTCCCTGGCGAAGCCCCCAGATCGGCAAAGACTGA
- the coaE gene encoding dephospho-CoA kinase (Dephospho-CoA kinase (CoaE) performs the final step in coenzyme A biosynthesis.), whose amino-acid sequence MKIIGLTGSIGMGKSTTAGLFAEEGVPVNDADRVVHELYAGKAVLPLTPLFPDAIVDGKVNREKLSVILRQNPAKFAELEAIVHPLVREREEDFLLDADVAGADLVVLDIPLLFETGAFDRVDYVVVVSCGPDLQRQRVLARPGMTPEKFEMILARQTPDSEKRERADFVIDTSQGIDVARQQVRDLLSQLREQKADGNDA is encoded by the coding sequence ATGAAGATCATCGGCCTGACAGGATCGATTGGCATGGGCAAGTCGACAACGGCTGGTCTCTTTGCTGAGGAAGGTGTGCCGGTCAATGACGCTGACCGTGTCGTGCATGAGCTTTATGCGGGAAAGGCGGTCTTGCCACTCACACCTCTGTTTCCGGATGCGATCGTCGACGGCAAAGTCAACCGGGAGAAACTGAGCGTCATTCTGCGCCAGAATCCGGCTAAGTTTGCTGAGCTTGAAGCGATCGTTCATCCTTTGGTGCGCGAACGTGAGGAGGATTTCCTGCTGGACGCCGATGTTGCAGGTGCTGATCTTGTCGTGCTCGACATACCGCTGCTATTCGAAACCGGAGCCTTTGACCGAGTGGATTACGTAGTCGTGGTTTCATGTGGTCCCGACTTGCAGAGACAGAGAGTACTGGCTCGCCCCGGCATGACGCCGGAAAAGTTCGAGATGATCCTGGCTCGTCAGACACCAGACAGCGAGAAGCGCGAACGGGCGGATTTCGTGATCGACACCAGTCAAGGAATAGATGTGGCGCGGCAGCAGGTGAGGGATCTCCTAAGCCAATTGCGTGAACAGAAAGCGGACGGGAACGATGCGTGA
- the dnaQ gene encoding DNA polymerase III subunit epsilon, protein MREIVFDTETTGLETKADRVIEIGGIELLNHFPTGRSFHVYINPGDRKVHPDALSVHGITDEFLRDKPLFAEIVEEMQAFFEGAKWVAHNATFDMGFINAEFERLGLPPVPSDMVVDTLSMARRKHPMGPNSLDALCRRYGIDNSHRTKHGALLDSELLAEVYIEMLGGRQAVLGLTQVQQRQSDSQSGEEEITLSYSRPKPLAPRLSAKEQEGHASLVAKLGAKAIWSRYRH, encoded by the coding sequence ATGCGTGAGATTGTCTTCGATACGGAAACGACAGGATTGGAAACCAAGGCGGACCGAGTGATTGAAATCGGCGGCATCGAGCTGCTGAACCATTTCCCGACCGGTAGAAGTTTTCATGTCTACATCAATCCAGGAGATCGCAAGGTTCATCCGGACGCCCTGTCGGTCCACGGCATCACCGATGAGTTCCTACGGGACAAGCCGCTCTTTGCTGAAATCGTTGAGGAGATGCAGGCTTTCTTTGAGGGTGCGAAGTGGGTTGCTCATAACGCAACATTCGATATGGGTTTTATTAATGCCGAATTCGAACGGCTGGGCTTGCCGCCTGTACCCTCCGACATGGTCGTTGATACGCTCTCGATGGCACGTCGAAAGCATCCAATGGGGCCGAACTCCCTTGATGCCTTATGCCGTCGCTACGGGATCGACAATTCCCACCGTACCAAACACGGGGCGCTCCTCGATTCCGAACTCCTTGCGGAAGTCTATATTGAGATGCTGGGAGGCCGTCAGGCAGTCTTGGGATTGACCCAGGTACAGCAGCGCCAAAGTGACAGCCAGTCTGGGGAGGAAGAAATTACTCTCAGCTACTCACGGCCAAAACCACTAGCGCCGAGACTGTCTGCTAAAGAACAGGAAGGGCATGCCTCGCTCGTTGCAAAGCTGGGGGCCAAGGCAATTTGGTCACGCTACCGACACTGA
- a CDS encoding nitroreductase family protein gives MTTRNSRESEYDIHPVFLERWSPRAFDGKPMPREHLLTILDAARWAPSAFNYQPWRFVYGLRGSKPFDRLFTILNEFNQGWAKNASALIIVLSDTLSRPADGGAPRPLRSHSFDTGAAWGMLSLQAVHSGYYAHGMTGIDFDKAAEVLKVPEGFHVEAAIAIGKLGDKNQLPDGLRERESPNGRKTLSEIAFEGSF, from the coding sequence ATGACCACCCGCAATTCGCGCGAGTCTGAATACGATATCCATCCGGTTTTTCTGGAGCGCTGGTCTCCCCGTGCGTTCGATGGCAAGCCGATGCCAAGAGAGCATCTCCTGACTATTCTGGATGCGGCCCGCTGGGCACCATCGGCCTTCAATTACCAGCCCTGGCGATTTGTCTACGGGCTCAGAGGTAGCAAGCCGTTCGACCGCCTCTTCACCATTCTCAATGAATTCAATCAGGGTTGGGCCAAGAATGCATCGGCGCTGATCATTGTCCTATCCGATACGCTGAGCCGCCCGGCTGATGGGGGCGCCCCACGTCCTCTACGCTCTCACAGTTTCGATACCGGCGCTGCTTGGGGAATGCTGTCTCTTCAAGCGGTCCATTCCGGCTATTATGCGCATGGCATGACCGGGATCGACTTTGATAAGGCAGCCGAAGTCCTAAAAGTGCCAGAGGGTTTCCATGTGGAGGCAGCAATCGCCATAGGGAAGCTAGGCGACAAAAACCAGTTACCGGACGGTTTGCGCGAGAGGGAAAGTCCAAACGGGCGCAAGACGCTCTCTGAAATCGCCTTCGAGGGAAGCTTCTAA
- the gyrB gene encoding DNA topoisomerase (ATP-hydrolyzing) subunit B, with amino-acid sequence MTDTPIMENAEPVEYGADSIKVLKGLDAVRKRPGMYIGDTDDGSGLHHMVYEVVDNAIDEALAGHADIVTVTLNADGSVTVTDNGRGIPTDIHSGEGISAAEVIMTQLHAGGKFDQNSYKVSGGLHGVGVSVVNALSVKLQLKIRRGGKLHEINFTHGVADAPLRVIGEYEGRSGTEVTFLPSSQTFTKTEFDYGTLEHRLRELAFLNSGVRILLTDKRKPDIRQEEMLYEGGLEAFVRYLDRSKKPLVEKPVAIRGEKDGITVEVAMWWNDSYHENVLCFTNNIPQRDGGTHMAGFRGALTRQVTSYADSSGITKKEKVTLQGEDCREGLTAVLSVKVPDPKFSSQTKDKLVSSEVRPVVESLVNEALSTWFEEHPTEAKILVGKVVEAAVAREAARKARELTRRKGALDIASLPGKLADCSERDPAKSELFLVEGDSAGGSAKQGRSRENQAILPLRGKILNVERARFDKMLSSQEIGTLITALGTSIGKDEFNADKLRYHKIIIMTDADVDGAHIRTLLLTFFFRQMPELIERGHLYIAQPPLYKVARGKSVQYLKDEKALEDYLISMGLEEATLTLGNGEVRAGPDLRDVISDALRLRSLIDGLHSRYNRSVVEQAAIAGALNPELTENRARAEETAAQVARRLDLIAEETERGWSGQVTDEGGLRFERMVRGVKEVALIDVALIGSADARHIDQMNARLREVYAEPPVLSRKDGKMEISGPRFLLDQIFSAGRKGLSMQRYKGLGEMNAEQLWETTLDPNVRSLLQVKVNDATDADGLFSRLMGDEVEPRREFIQDNALSVANLDI; translated from the coding sequence ATGACGGATACGCCGATTATGGAAAATGCTGAGCCGGTCGAATACGGTGCTGACTCGATCAAGGTCCTGAAGGGACTTGATGCGGTCCGCAAGCGCCCCGGCATGTATATCGGCGATACGGACGATGGCTCGGGTCTTCACCACATGGTCTACGAAGTGGTGGACAATGCCATCGATGAAGCTTTGGCTGGTCATGCTGATATTGTGACTGTCACGTTGAATGCCGATGGCTCGGTAACGGTGACCGACAATGGCCGCGGTATTCCGACGGACATTCACTCAGGCGAGGGGATCTCCGCAGCTGAGGTCATCATGACCCAGCTACATGCGGGCGGCAAGTTCGACCAGAACTCCTACAAGGTCTCGGGCGGTCTGCACGGCGTTGGCGTCTCTGTCGTCAACGCTCTTTCGGTCAAGCTTCAGCTGAAGATCCGCCGCGGCGGCAAGCTCCATGAGATCAATTTCACGCATGGCGTTGCTGACGCACCTCTCCGCGTCATTGGTGAATATGAAGGTCGCTCTGGCACCGAAGTCACATTCCTGCCCAGCAGCCAAACTTTCACAAAGACCGAGTTCGACTACGGAACGCTGGAGCATCGCTTGCGTGAGCTCGCCTTCCTGAATTCCGGCGTCCGGATCCTGCTGACAGATAAGCGCAAGCCGGATATTCGTCAGGAGGAAATGCTCTATGAGGGCGGACTTGAAGCCTTTGTTCGGTATCTGGATCGCTCGAAGAAGCCGCTGGTCGAGAAGCCGGTCGCGATCCGCGGCGAAAAGGATGGTATCACGGTCGAAGTGGCCATGTGGTGGAATGACAGCTATCACGAGAATGTCCTATGCTTCACCAACAACATTCCTCAGCGAGATGGCGGCACCCATATGGCGGGTTTTCGTGGCGCGCTGACGCGCCAGGTCACCTCCTACGCCGATAGCTCGGGCATCACGAAGAAGGAAAAGGTCACGCTTCAGGGCGAAGACTGCCGCGAAGGCCTGACCGCTGTCCTTTCGGTCAAAGTACCTGACCCGAAGTTCTCGTCTCAGACGAAGGACAAGCTCGTATCGTCAGAAGTGCGTCCGGTCGTCGAGAGTCTGGTAAACGAAGCACTCAGCACCTGGTTTGAGGAACATCCGACGGAAGCCAAGATCCTTGTGGGAAAAGTCGTTGAAGCAGCTGTCGCACGCGAGGCAGCGCGCAAGGCGCGTGAACTGACGCGCCGAAAGGGTGCGCTCGATATTGCATCTCTGCCAGGCAAGCTCGCTGACTGCTCGGAACGTGACCCGGCTAAGTCAGAGCTTTTCCTCGTTGAGGGTGACTCCGCAGGTGGTTCTGCAAAGCAGGGTCGCTCGCGCGAAAATCAGGCGATCCTGCCGCTTCGGGGCAAGATCCTGAACGTGGAACGTGCCCGTTTCGACAAGATGTTGTCGAGCCAGGAAATCGGGACATTGATTACCGCGCTTGGCACCTCGATTGGCAAGGACGAGTTCAATGCCGACAAGTTGCGCTACCACAAGATCATCATCATGACCGATGCTGACGTGGATGGCGCTCATATCAGAACCCTGCTTCTGACCTTCTTCTTTCGTCAGATGCCGGAATTGATCGAACGTGGCCATCTCTACATCGCCCAGCCACCTCTCTATAAGGTAGCCCGTGGCAAGTCCGTTCAGTATCTCAAGGATGAGAAGGCGCTTGAGGACTATCTGATTTCGATGGGTCTTGAAGAAGCGACCCTGACACTCGGCAATGGTGAGGTCCGCGCCGGACCGGACCTGCGGGACGTGATCAGTGATGCTCTGCGTCTGCGGTCACTGATTGATGGTCTTCATTCACGCTACAATCGCAGCGTTGTCGAACAGGCGGCGATCGCCGGAGCGCTTAATCCTGAGCTGACCGAAAACAGGGCCCGGGCAGAAGAAACGGCGGCCCAGGTCGCTCGCCGCCTCGACCTGATCGCAGAAGAAACCGAGCGGGGCTGGAGCGGTCAAGTGACGGACGAAGGTGGGCTGCGTTTCGAGCGTATGGTTCGCGGCGTCAAGGAAGTTGCATTGATTGATGTCGCATTGATCGGATCTGCAGATGCCCGCCACATCGACCAGATGAACGCCCGCTTGCGCGAGGTCTATGCTGAACCGCCGGTTCTTTCGCGCAAGGATGGAAAGATGGAGATTTCAGGTCCGAGGTTCTTGCTCGACCAGATCTTCTCAGCTGGGCGCAAGGGTCTCTCCATGCAGCGCTATAAGGGCTTGGGTGAAATGAACGCGGAACAGTTGTGGGAGACGACGCTGGACCCCAATGTCCGCTCTCTGCTGCAGGTGAAAGTCAACGACGCGACCGATGCAGACGGTCTGTTCTCGCGCCTGATGGGTGATGAGGTCGAACCGCGACGGGAGTTCATTCAGGACAACGCGCTAAGCGTTGCGAATCTGGATATCTGA
- a CDS encoding Tim44/TimA family putative adaptor protein, protein MGSNDFVTLFFLVAAVLIFLQLRSVLGRRTGHEKPPVDPFSKRQLPRDASADDGKVVTLPRRDDPTSEDRFAAVDAYAKPDTALNASLRELVSHDPSFNPKEFLAGARMAYEMIVMAYADGDRKTLKGLLSREVFEGFENAIVDREARGEVMKSTFVGIEKADIIHASVKDNEEQVTLRVISQLITATYDKNGALVDGDADAVSEVNDLWTFARDVRSRDPNWKLVATEAEQ, encoded by the coding sequence ATGGGATCGAATGACTTCGTAACGCTGTTTTTCCTGGTGGCAGCAGTGCTTATATTCCTGCAGCTGCGCAGTGTTCTGGGCAGACGGACAGGTCATGAAAAGCCGCCTGTTGATCCTTTCAGCAAGCGCCAGCTGCCCCGTGACGCGTCCGCTGACGACGGCAAGGTTGTAACCTTACCCAGACGGGATGATCCGACTTCCGAGGATCGCTTCGCTGCCGTGGATGCCTATGCCAAACCGGATACGGCGCTGAATGCTTCGCTGCGTGAGCTGGTATCCCATGATCCGAGCTTCAATCCGAAGGAATTCCTTGCCGGCGCCCGCATGGCCTATGAGATGATTGTCATGGCTTATGCCGATGGTGATCGCAAGACGCTGAAGGGTCTTCTTTCTCGCGAAGTGTTCGAAGGCTTCGAGAATGCCATCGTCGACCGGGAAGCGCGTGGCGAAGTGATGAAATCCACATTTGTCGGGATTGAGAAGGCGGATATCATCCATGCATCAGTCAAGGACAATGAAGAGCAGGTAACTCTTCGGGTTATATCGCAGCTCATCACGGCCACCTATGACAAGAATGGCGCATTGGTGGATGGGGATGCGGATGCAGTCTCAGAAGTCAACGACCTGTGGACCTTTGCGCGCGATGTTCGTTCGCGCGATCCAAACTGGAAGCTGGTTGCGACTGAAGCGGAACAATGA